In Vigna angularis cultivar LongXiaoDou No.4 chromosome 8, ASM1680809v1, whole genome shotgun sequence, the DNA window aaaattgaacttaaaaaaaaaatttatttgtatgcaCAAAACGTACACGAACAAACttggacgtagatccgtttaggaacatttgcgaggaccgtgaaacagatctacTTTTGGACATTGGGACTAAAGACCTAGACAATGAAATTTAAAAGACAAGAAGCAAAATGGAAAACTTGACTTAAATTGGAACCTGACTTCACTGAAATAAATCTTTTTACTTTCACTTTACTTTATGCACAAAACTTAGAAAATGGATATGGAAGCCAAGACAGTTCAGAAACGATGGCGGTCTACTCTGGAACAAATTAGAATCTTGTTGAACATCTTCAACCATGGGATCATCAATCCTAATCGAGATCAGGTTCGCGAGATTACAGGACGACTCCAGGAGTACGGGGAAGTCGGAGAATACAGCGTctattgttggtttcaaaacCATGGAAATCGGGTGAAGAATCGAAGCTGGCAACAAAGCATCCCTGATATACCTGGATCTTCGTTTTCTCTCCGTCCATCGTATATTTATGGTAAATCTTCTTTCATTTCCTCTTCCTTCCCTTTactcttctttttatttattttaattaactctGACTACCATTATTTTTGCACTACCGCAGATCCTTCATGGGTACTTCCACTGACTCCGAAGCTCTTAGATCTCTTTCCCATTCCCGCTATACGTAAGGAGGAAGAGAAAGTTACTCCACCTATGCTGTTCCGTACCCAAGCTCCTTCCACAGAGCTTTCTTTGAGGTTGTCGCTCGCCGATCAGTAGTTTCTTTAGGggactatttttatttatttactgcATTTTATGGACTGTACTTCTTAATGGTCACTTGTGACCGACTTgcgaacattttattttaattatgcactgtgtgtgtgtgtgtcctTTATCTGCTTTGCTCCCTATGTATGTTTGTTTAACGTGTGTGGTACCATTTTCACACGAATATTAAGGTATCCGGTTATAGCTATGAGATTCGGAAAATATGTAGTCCTCACGACCTTATATGCCTAAGTTAATGAAATATCTGATGTTTGTCATATCATACGCTATCGTCTTATTCATTTCCAAAAGTAAGATTTAATTTCTTTGAGAATAGCTCTTATTTTTATACTCTTATGCTAACACACATTTACAATATTCCAAATATGAAACAAGAGCACATAAAATTATATCCTTCAAAGTATCTGCACAAATTATACCACTAACCGCGCTAAACAATACTACCATTAAAGCATCACAATTGAATTTGAGACACCCGAACTCGTATATACTTATATCACAATCTCCGTTGAACGAATACCACAAAACACTTGGCTTTTGAAATAATAAGCAGGAACTGGTGACGAGCGTACCTGAACTGGCAGCTTTAGCACCTGTTATCGCATAGACTCGACCAACAGCCTGTGCTTGTCCACCCCGACCTTGTTGTATCCTCCCGGCATTTGGCGGTCACATTGCCGCTCGTCCACCCATAAAACACTCGCTTTCCCAGTGACCACTTCTTCTACAGCGGTTGCAATACTTCCCTCCAGTCAACTGAGGACAGACTGACTTGAAATGGGGTCCTCCACATTGAAAACATCTGACCGTTCCTTGTTGTCCAGACTGTCCAGCAACAACCAAAGCTTGAGACCCACTTGAATTTGGTGGCTGTGCTGAACGAGCGTACGACACCCTATTTCGGTTCTGATTTGGCCTAGATATGATCGGCCCTCTAGCTACTTGCTGTTGCTTCTTTTGTTGCTCTGCTTCGGCCACATTCTTTTCCAATACCTTGGCTCTCTCAATCATTGCAGGAAAAGACCTAATGCATAGGCTGGATAACAGTACTTTCAAATTACTCCTCAACCCGTTCTCAAATTTCCTACACTACCATTCTTCACTGGTAGCCATAGTGTTGAAACGAACCAGATGCTTGAACCTGTTGGTGTACTCAGAAACAGTCATGCCACCTTGTACCAACTGGAGAAATTCCACTTCCTTGGCGTAACGAACGTTGTCAGGGAAATACTCCTCATAAAACTTAGCCTTGAAGACTTCCCAGGAAATGGGACCGTGAGAGTCCGTCAGTAACATCTTCGCACTCGACCACCAATGACTGGCCTCCCCAGTCAACAAATACTCAGTGAATGCCAACCTACGGTCGTCCGGACATCTCTTGGCATCGTAGATCCGTTCCATGTCACGTAGCCACTGGTCTGCCTCGTTAGGAAGGCACTTCCCATCAAACTTGGCCGGAGGATGCTGCAGAAAATTCTCCAAACTCCACTCAGCCTGATGAGTAGGGTTTGAAGCAGATGCTCCAGGCGTACCCCTAGTAGTCGCAAGGATCTCCATCAGTTGCCTCTGGGTCGCTTCAGAATTTGCCCGAGCAGCGTCTAAACTCTGCAAAGCAGCCGCGTTTTGCTGCATCAAAACAGTATTCTGTTGTTGCAGTCCATCGATCACTGCTTCCAACAACCTAGTGTTATTAGGCACATCACGCTCGacaggtggaggaggaggaagtcTTAGTGCCATTAGTTCTCTGAGAAGTAGGGAAAACGATGATTAGTCAAGTTGAAAGAGTCTAAAATACTCATTAAATGAACGTCGAGCACACAGCAAAACATGCATGGTGCACTCACAACCTACAAtgtccttaaaagaacaaaactgctctgataccactaatgtgacatcccaaaaatacagtattaaaccataaaatcagaaaatcacatttaataataattcagtacagttttccaactaaaataaaaccaaacgaacgctcaaggacgaacgtcctagaGTACAGTCTTACAACAATAAAGAACGAATGCGTAAAGCCGCACGTCCATACCAGAGTTACAAATTACAACCGGACGTAAATTtaaaacctgaccgaacggttcacaCAGGAaaacaccgaacggtcatacataATAGAATTAAAGGATTGgccgagcgtctcactgctcggtcttcacttcaacttcaaccaaaTTCTCTTCGTTCAGAGCATCCTCCAAAtgctcgtctccctctgctcacatccacacggatgatcattgcaatgacacaacggacgtacaaaacgttacaacacaaggaaaaacacaaggtaagcttatgtaatttaactcatgcatcaacatataattCACATAAACAATTTATCATTCATGCACATTTCAACACACGCCTAACATGAAACCCAatacacgactgactgtccggattgtatgaattcccgtgtagctacgacgttcgcgcacccgggtggtgtggtaactggcactctcatcagctgccacccgaggttagt includes these proteins:
- the LOC108318968 gene encoding WUSCHEL-related homeobox 4, yielding MDMEAKTVQKRWRSTLEQIRILLNIFNHGIINPNRDQVREITGRLQEYGEVGEYSVYCWFQNHGNRVKNRSWQQSIPDIPGSSFSLRPSYIYDPSWVLPLTPKLLDLFPIPAIRKEEEKVTPPMLFRTQAPSTELSLRLSLADQ